The following nucleotide sequence is from Carassius carassius chromosome 16, fCarCar2.1, whole genome shotgun sequence.
ATACCCACCGCCACAGTCAATCTTTTGCTCATGTTTCACAGTGAACTGGATGACAAGCGGTTTACCCTCATTACTAAATGAGTCAAAGCGACTGGATAGAGCATAAAACCGGGCATCTTGACTTGTTTGCAAACCTTGaaagggagaaaaaaacattgcattatcTGAAGTGCATCACACATTGACTTGCAATGAGTtgtattttcttttcaaattaaGACATTTGCATAAGCAATATAGTGCTGGTGAAAGGCagcatgacctctgacctttatCAAGCTCAGAATCGCCGTAGAATTTCCCTGAGGTCAGTTTCCACTGGCCATAGTCGGATTTGTGTTGGGATTCGACCCATCGGCTTTTCCAACCATCTGGAGACAAGTTTAATTAGGTGTTTACAATAATAGTAGGAATTTTATTTGGATCAGTCGATAATGGAAATACCATATCAGTCAATACTGGACATTTTTATTTGACACAATTAAGATTTttgctgtatatgtatatatatattcaggataTTAGGtctattgacttttttttttacattgaccaTGTATTGTTTCACAGCcatatgaaaatatttacaaactGGAATTTTACTGTCAGATATAATTTCGACtatattatcatttaaattatgcaaataagtTAAAAACAAAAGACATGAATCACTGGTACCTCAAAACCTGCATTTACAACAACCGTTTAATAGTCTAAAAAGCGAACTGAAACCAAAACCTTTTGACTCATATATTTTCCGTTTCTCTAAATCCACGATTAAGTACGCATTTTGACAAAAATCTGACTCATTTGCACAAATCATGGATTCTTAGCATGACTTGTAAGTTGTATAACACAGTTTAGGATGCAAATGAGAGTGCCACTGGCGAAATGATAAAACAGGCTTTGATCGCAGAAATGCATTAAAGTTAACTTACTCAATACATGATAAAAATACATGATTTTGACATTTTCAAGAAACACTTTAATCTCAATAAAACACTGACAATGCTATCTGATGACGATCAAAGACGTGACATTTACCTCCGTCCAGAAATTGTTCTTTAAAATACACATCTGCATGCGCAGTGAAAGCCAGAGCATATATAAAGCACACTGCAGCAGCGATCCGCATCTCTGCACTGTTAGAGGATCTATAATAGAAGAAGATCCTGATATAGTAATGAATGGCGCTGGAGCTAATGGTCAGTGAAATATGGCTGGGTAGTGTTCCTGCACAGATGGCTGAGGACCATTGGCCGGTAGcgcagccaatcagaagagaccACGAGTGAGGAGTCAGCGCCGTGGGCGGGGCTTCTGCGAAGCACGTGACGTGAACGAGAAGGAAGTGTGTAGAAATAAAAACAAGTATAGTGAGATTCTTCTTGCGATAGAAAACTAGAAAAAtgacattattaaatgtaaaGGACGTTAATGTGATaatgttaaaatgtgtgtgtatgctgcttataattgtattatttaacagCCTAATAATAAtccaataattaaaaatagtaggctaatTATGTTATAGAATATGTATTTGTGGTTTTCTCCAAAACATTACCGTGCACcagtacaaaaataataattgggtaattattttaaaaataaaaacaatgttttattgtaagaaaaaaaaagaatatggtCATTAATGCTTTAATGTAAAGATATGTGGCACTGGTGAGCCCAAAATTCAAGCACTACATagctaaaaaatttaataaaacagaCTAAGACTCGAATCTCAGAGTGAGAAAACTTTATTGCTATCACTAGTAATAAATTGCTATTACTAGCAGATTACTATATAAAGCCTTGGAAAATAAATGATGAttaatatatgataaaaaaaaataacattaaacttCTGATGTATGTATATGTTAAAGCAAATAAAGACGTGATCAAACAGTCGATTagcactattaacagcaattataatatGTTGTAAATCAAActtttgttagttctgtatgttgtttcagggttggcatcatctgaggtcctctgaggggttgcatcatctcttctcaggtgttctggatccagaatgAAGCTtggcaaaaacagagaaacaagtagagacataattagcattgCTGCTGCTccaataaagtaaaaatgtatttgttcaaccccagctaaagaataataatgcgcatttgatcagatataactgcagtcaaaGATTATTAGAtgaattatttgaatgcttggcgaaagagatgtgtttttaatctagatttaagcagagagagtgtgtctgaaccccgaacattatcaggaaggctattccagagtttgggagccaaatgtgaaaaagctctacctcctttagtggactttgctatcctaggtgctaatataaactcacaatgtgatataaAACTACAGAGAAAGTTATAAtcctaacctttaactccatacccaagtcccagatagccagacaatgaaaatataaatataaaatatatatatataaattatttgtgtttgggacgctgtgagcatggACACTGTAGTGTACACCGTAAgtttgaaaacatttagcttaaatgattaatatgaataaacagtgctcataaacagctgctgaggtcgtattctcaagtgaagcgggTTGAAGCTTGgtcccggaaacagcgcttcttacgtcatcacttaacagccgaataggtaagtaataatattttgtaactgatacggaacttaaaaggttactccaccccgaaaatgaaaattttgtcattaatcacttatccccttgttgttccaaacccattaaagctttgttcatctttggaacataaTTTAGGATATTTTGGATGAATACTGGGAGTTTTGAGACTGtcccattaactgccaagtaaaatacactatcaaggtccagaaaaatatgaaatacatcgtcagaatagtccatctgccatcagtggttcaaccgtaacattatgaagcgacgacaatactttttgtacgtgaataaaacaaaaataatgactttattcaacaattcctttgtcagtagtctcctctgtgtctctccacatcactcaaattGCCTACATCTTCTGTAtcagccgcaccacaaggatgtgctgttttctttcaaatcaaagctaataAGTTCGTAGATCGCGTTAACGTCAACAACTGGCCGATGAAGTCCAGATCACGTTCATACTTAACGAGATTTGGCTGTAGAGTACGTACTCTAGAAGAACGTACTTAATGAAATTAAGTGCCAACTCATTGAGTATGTCATTTCGGACACAGCCACTGCCAATACTACTACAGCCTTATCTCACTAGTTTTAtgagactaaaagcaaaaaaaaaagagagaaatatatatatatatattagtatatattagtTAGTGTTGTATAAATTTGTGTTGTATAAATACAACACAAATTTTATGAACATGTTCAGCTGAGGTAACCGGTTTACAGTAATCTAGTGAAACAATCCAATAATATGACAAGCTGCACCTCAAAATACATTACATTGTGCATTATGATCGAGTTTGTGTATTAATCCACTAGATTTTAAATAGTTTCACCATTGCATTCAGTTGGTGGCAATTCAATAGGAAATCATTCCAATTTAACCAGTCATCTCTTACATCGAAATGAATCTTCAGTTATcagtatactgtaataaataattgtatccgATTGTGTTAGTCTATATACTAGAGTGATAGTCAATGTAAACAGTAAAATGGGAGAAGGAGCTGAACACAAACAGCATAACAGTATCATCATGAAGTTGCAGTTTTCTAGCGTATTTACTTTAACTTCTCAGATAATTCAGTGGTATGACTCATTTCAGATGTTACCGCAAATACAGTTAAACTGGTTACATATATTTACTTGTTTGGCCACAATTATTGCTAGTGTTACGACCCTTCTTTGGCTGTTAACAATCTAGGGATTGAGAAGGGGAACTTTAAACCAGTTCAGGCACCTGTCAGCAATATCACTGaatgaaatgataaaaacaaGAGACAAGAGTCACATAAAGTTAAAATACCTATTTTACATAGAACTAAAAAATGATGATTGACAGGCAAAACAGCAAATCAGCAGTGGCCTGTTAGAGTGACAGTAAGAGGGAGGCAAAAAGACAACGAAAAGAGAAACAtatgaaaaacaaacacacatacaatggctgcatccgaaaactgaaaaatgctgccttcggaggtcgcattccaaggtcgtgaggcatcaaggcacgtccgaattcaatatcagcttcatttcctgtctcctgagatgccttcatctggccggtttttgaaggcagcatagatgtatccttcgctgcctttgatatcccacaatcctttgCGTTCCATTCCGtgagagttaagccaaaaaataaagatggcgtctgaaagttgcggtcggtggtcagtttgtgtgtaaatgtatgtttctgatcaacgctttccactttttatgtcatttccAGCGAGAAATTAATACTGCAGttatgaaatatccacttagttatcaccaaagctctctatattttgccgTAGATCTTTAAACCATTacactgcctcagaagcctgtccgaaatcagtttAATGAGGTGACTTcaggcaaaaacgctgcctgcaaagtcattgactGATACGAcagcgaggcagcaagtcacctgcctaagttttcggatgcagcctaaACATCCCTAAGCACGTAACACTAGGGACAATTTACTAGACACATAATATATAGCATGGCCTACAGTACTGTACATAGTGATATTCACTATATCTGTCTTCATAGCCTTTaatataaaaatcatttaattgGAGAACATCGGGGAGgatgttaaacattttttattttttattgttgtccttatcacccagccctagcaGCCAGCACAACTTTGCACATGatttttgactttttaaaaatgtatctctTTTCCTCAGCCCCCTAATGCTTCCTATAATGCTGTGACACCACATGGTGATTAAACAATAAAATCTGTGAAACAAACCCCCTGAGAAATAAAATCTTGTTCACATTGTTGCTCTGTAGTTCATAATATCCAGTATCTTCAGTTGTGGGTTTTTTGTGATTGTCAGGGATTTGGCGAGTTTGATTgttcagcttcagtctgtctctgaatctcccatcaaGAACATCATCATAAACAGAGAATCTGTCATCCGTTCATTGATTTCAGATCAAGTGTTTTTAGATACAGTCAATCACAGAATCATGTGGTTTCACATGTCCAACAACCAatcacttttttgttttcttttttttttatcagcgtCACATTTTGGTGTctccacaataacagaccggtgtgtaaaactctcgcaAAGATTCTTTGCCGCAGActttcaatatttcacatacttttgaaaatccaccATTTTGTTGACCTTAATAAGAGTTCGTCATTACAGTTGTAAACGGCTTTTTTCTCTTGTGAGGGGGTTTGTGTTGGCGTAACAgaatctttgtttccaggcaaaaCATTAAATAACGTGACACACTCGTCAATATTATCATATTGTTCAAGACATGGTTACGGCCTTGATCTATAGCATACTATAGCctatatttaaattgatttgttTAGATTTCTTTGTTGTGGTATGTGGAATGGACATGTGTGTCTTTAGTCATGACTTAACGAGAGACTTAACGCCTCAAGCAGACAGGGAAATGTCTCCAAAAAGTATTCTCggagcttcataaaattacatttgaacccctaatgtcacatggattattttacatatgttcttgctacgtttctgggccTTGATTGTAGCGTGCTGTCTGGGAGGGTCAGAGAACTCTTGgaatgaattaaaattattttaatctgtGTTCCGAGGATGAACGAATGaacggtttggaacgacacgagggtgagtattttcattttgggtgaactaaccatttaaaaaTTAACCTGAAGTCCTCTGTGGTGATTTTCACTACAGACGATAACAAGTTGGCGCCAGATGCGTTTGAATGAAAAGAGGCGCGAAACTCTGGAGTGATACGAGAGAAGAGAGGGAAGCGAGAGAGAAGCTgtttcagcttcagatgatggcGTTGATATGGACGACTGACAATATTAGGAAATAGCCTATTGCGTTCCTGCTCAGTTTAATAAGCGTGACTGTTTGGCCGTCTGCGGAGAAAAAAAGATTCATTTCTGACATTCATTgagaatgttatttatttataacatgaaTTAGGCTAATAAATGATTTGTAGTTGGATGTTTTTTGATGTAAGCCTAATTGTTCGTTGCAACTGTAAGTGATTCTTTTAAAGTGCGCTGCTTATTTCTATTCTTGAAACTATCAGAGTCTTGAAGCTGCGAGAGACATATTGCTTCAAGCAGACGGGCAAATGTCTACAACATTTGTTGATATGTCACCAGGATACTCGTGAATGTCAAGAAATGTTGACATGCAtgtataatagtaaataataatagtatagtAAAAGAGAAACCGAAAATCCTCGAGCACTCAGACTCGTATAGCCTATATGTGATTAATCAGTCGGAAGCGGATCAGAATCGGAGACATGGAGCAATTCATGAAATCCAGATCATCTTTATTAAACTTACAACTGCACCGAGATATGAAGAACACTTTAAAAATAGTTCTGCTTTTACTACTCTTGAACGGTAAGAGCTTCAGATCTAtgagccctatatatatatatagtgtgtgttaaAGTTACTCTCTTTGTACAAGAGGATATTtccttatatatttatttattaagttatgTTACATCATCTACATGTTTAAAATATCCTAATATAAGTAGCCCTTCAAATCTGACCCACCATGATAAACATAGCTATATTTTCGAAACAATAAAGTAAAAGTTTAGCAAAAataaggcctggtttcacagtcATAAATGTGATACctggtgttttgtttttgctAAATAAACTTGAATATAATATCTGATACTTGTCTCAGAACTAATTCCTGACACATAGAACATAGGTTCAGGTGCCTCTTAATAAatcagaatgtcgtggaaaagttaatttttttcagtaattcaactcattgtgaaatttgtgtattaaagaaattaacgcacacagactgaagtagtttaagtctttgattcttttaaaTGGGATGATTTTGGCACACACATAAAAACTcatcaattcacaatctcaacaaattagaatatttcataagaccaataataataataaaaaaaacatttttagtgaattgttggacttctggaaagtatgttcatttactgtacatgtactcagtacttggtagggtctcgttttgctttaattactgcctcaattcagtgtggcatggaggtgatcagtttgtggcgctgctgaggtggtctggaagcacaggtttctttgacagtggccttcagctcatctgcattgtttggtctcatgtttctcatcttcctcttgacaatatcccatagattctctctggggttcaagtctggtgagtttactggccagtcaagcacttcaacaccatggtcatttaaccaacttttggtgcttttggcagtgtgtgcaggtgccaaatcctgctggaaaatgaaatcagcatcttcaaaaagctggtcagcagaaggaagcatgaagtgctccaaaacctcttggtaaatgggtgcagtgactttggttttcaaaaaaacacaaatggaccattgcacctaaaatcatcacagactgtggaaacttaaactacttcagtctgtgtgtattgcatttatttaatacatgagtttcacaatttgagttaaattactgaaataaatgaactcttccataacattctaatttattgagatgcacctgtatatataggACAAACAGTTTGTGTGTTGGTTGGTCCCCAGATGCATTTGGTGTTGTGAAACATAAAATCAAAGTTTCAGTGAAAGAGGGAGAAGATGTTGCTCTGCGTACTGGTGACACTGAAATACAGAGAGAAGACTACATACAGTGGATGTTTGGAGATGAAGGAGATATCATAGCTGAATTCGATATAATGGTAAACTTCTTTGAAACATATAACGGCAAGGATGGGAGATTTGGTGACAGACTGGAGCTGGATCGTCGGACTGGATCTCTCATTATCAGAGACACGAGAACAACAGACTCTGGAATTTATACAATGAAGATAGACAACAAAGGAGCAACCATCTACAAGAGATTCTACGTCACTGTTAGTCGTGAGTAAAATATTTCAGTGCCATTGTTTTTGAATAGCtgaagatgcacaccagtaaaggTGTTTTCTaaggcacatttaaaaaaaaggtacttgaaaggtatagttcacccaaaaataaatattatgtcattaattactcaccctcatgtcgctccaaaccctAAGACTTCAgttcattttcagaacacaaattaagattttttaatggaATTTGAGAGCTTTCTAACCCTCCAcagacagcaaggatccttacaCGATCAAGGCTCAAAAACATAGCAAGGAGAacgatacaaaataaatataacgactttgttcaacaattcgtctcctacTCGCCATTTTGGAGATTATGCTGTTGTGCGTCAGCTGCGCCACACGGATACTTTTTTTACGTTGTTtgtgctttgatttgaatgaaaacaaagtATCTGTGTGGtgtggctgacacagaatagcacgcgctgttttgtattcagtggatactctccaTAATGATGCTATAAGGTGATGCCGAAGAGAGAAATTGcttaataaagtcgttatttttttctttttgggcaAAAAAAggattctcgtagcttcataaaattacggttgatcccctgatgtcacatggattattttaccgaagtccttgctacatttctggatGTTGATCGTGTAAGTAAGcttgctgtctatgaagggtcaaagagctctcagatttcatcaaaactatcttaatttgtgttccgaagatgaatgaaggtcttaacaggtttggaacaacatgaaggtgagtaaataattttcagaattttcattttctggtgaactatccctttaaaggtcccatattgtaCACATTTCTgtagttttattttaggttttgatgtccttaagaatatatatttgctGTATAATTACCAAAAACCATCTCATTATATTTTTCCTCGGTTATTGTGAAAAAAGCCAGGAAATTTAAACTTTGACAATATTGGAACTTTAAATGTCCTAGTTTAGCTTACTCCTGGTTCAGTCCttagtgtttgtgtttttgcTCAATAAACTGACTGCTGAAGGTTATAAATTATGCCTGACAGGTATATGTATAGGATAAACAATTTTGATCctgtttgtcaagtcaagtcacctttatttatatagtgctttaaacaaaacagattgggtcaaagcaactgaacaacattaattagtggaagttgtggcctaatgtttAAAGAGTTTGATtcttaaccctagggttgtgggttcgagtctcgggccggcaataccacgacttaggtgcccttgagcaaggcactgaacccccaactgctccccgggcgccgcagcataaatggctgcccactgctccgtgtgtgtgtgtgtgtgtgtgtgtgttcacagtgtgtgtgtacactttggatgggttaaatgcagagcatgaattctgagtatgggtcaccagacttggctgaatgtcacatcactttcatccCTTTCATTAGGAAAgcagtgtgtcagtaatgcaaaatgacaatgaaaggacagtcatcattgaattcagtgatgtctttGAATTCTGTTTATTCCCAGATGCATTTGGTGCCAAGACAAACAAAATCAGAACACTTTCAGTGAAAGTGGGAGAAAGTGTTGATCTGTTTTCTGGTGAATCTGTAATGCAGAGAGATGATGAAGTTCTGTGGATGTTTGGAAAGCAGCGCATGATCTTAGCTGAAATTAAAACAAGGCA
It contains:
- the LOC132159048 gene encoding uncharacterized protein LOC132159048, yielding MEQFMKSRSSLLNLQLHRDMKNTLKIVLLLLLLNDAFGVVKHKIKVSVKEGEDVALRTGDTEIQREDYIQWMFGDEGDIIAEFDIMVNFFETYNGKDGRFGDRLELDRRTGSLIIRDTRTTDSGIYTMKIDNKGATIYKRFYVTVSHAFGAKTNKIRTLSVKVGESVDLFSGESVMQRDDEVLWMFGKQRMILAEIKTRHKIFQTYPGDDGKFKDRLELNRKTGSLIIRHSRTSDSGVYTMQKINKGAAIYKKFHVTVRASFSLLVGLITFIVILICTCLCR